The following are encoded in a window of Flavobacteriales bacterium genomic DNA:
- a CDS encoding patatin-like phospholipase family protein, giving the protein MPRLHALLFATLLAAAMHGQKVGVVLSGGGAVGLTHIGVLQALEESGVPVDYITGSSMGALIGAMYASGMSPWEIDSLFRTDLYRTMAEGGVETRFQYHFKRDALDASLITLRFNLDTALQTSLPTNLRSPVLVDFELMRGFGPASALAGYDMDKLFVPFRCVASDITNQRAVVFKQGDLAQAVRASMSYPFYFKPIRVDGNLMMDGGLYNNFPSDVMYADFLPDFIIGSNVAYNAPPPSEDDLLSQLRAMMQGRTDYTVICEEGVIIEPVTTTSLFDFSDPGRTIADGYRAAMARMPEILAQLRRHVHVEEVAQRRREFRSQLRPLIFGDVRIHGLKRSQARFIERSLPHRTGASFSLEELKPAYFRLYADPNIALMVPRATYVPERGDHDLDLIVKPEKDLEVRFGGMFSSRPINTGMVAMRYNLFGRSSARIDALSYFGKFYAAGQVRLRNDLSTKVPLYVEPVFTLHRWDHFRGFATFFDEVPPAFVVMRETWGGANVGMGMGNKGLLRWDGKLVETMDRYYQRDGFSSTDTADMTRFYHFTTGLLLERNSLNRKQHPNAGESFRAEIRYTGGDEITDPGSTQVDQAQWKAHHEWLQLKVTLDQYFLPRGIFKFGLMAEGVASTMPAFQNYTASVIRSPVFHPTPESRTWFIPEFRAPTYVAGGVRTIVAVARNRFDLRLEGYVFQPYEPFIRGDEAETETAPAFTQRYFIGSGSLIYQSPVGPVWFNLSFFDGLRNPWVWSLNFGYILFNQKAQE; this is encoded by the coding sequence ATGCCACGCCTCCACGCGCTGCTGTTCGCAACACTCCTTGCCGCTGCCATGCACGGCCAGAAGGTGGGCGTGGTGCTCAGCGGCGGCGGCGCCGTGGGCCTTACGCACATCGGCGTGCTGCAGGCCTTGGAGGAGAGCGGCGTGCCCGTCGATTACATCACGGGCAGCAGCATGGGCGCCCTCATCGGCGCCATGTACGCCTCCGGCATGTCACCCTGGGAGATCGATTCGCTCTTCCGCACCGACCTCTACCGCACCATGGCCGAAGGTGGCGTGGAGACACGCTTCCAGTACCACTTCAAGCGCGACGCGTTGGACGCCTCGCTCATCACGCTGCGCTTCAACCTGGACACGGCCCTGCAGACCTCGTTGCCCACCAACCTGCGCAGCCCGGTGCTGGTGGATTTCGAGCTGATGCGTGGCTTCGGGCCCGCCTCGGCGTTGGCGGGCTACGACATGGACAAGCTCTTCGTGCCCTTCCGCTGCGTGGCCTCCGACATCACCAACCAGCGCGCGGTGGTCTTCAAGCAGGGCGATCTGGCGCAGGCCGTGCGTGCCAGCATGAGCTACCCCTTCTACTTCAAGCCCATCCGCGTGGACGGCAACCTGATGATGGATGGCGGCCTCTACAACAACTTTCCCAGCGATGTGATGTACGCCGACTTCCTGCCGGACTTCATCATCGGCAGCAACGTGGCCTACAACGCGCCGCCACCCAGCGAGGACGACCTGCTGAGCCAGCTGCGCGCCATGATGCAGGGACGTACGGACTATACGGTGATCTGCGAGGAGGGCGTGATCATCGAACCGGTGACCACCACCTCCCTGTTCGATTTCAGCGATCCGGGACGCACCATCGCCGATGGTTACCGCGCCGCCATGGCGCGCATGCCGGAGATCCTGGCGCAATTGCGCCGCCATGTGCACGTGGAGGAGGTGGCACAAAGGCGCCGGGAATTCCGGTCCCAGTTGCGCCCCCTGATCTTCGGTGATGTCCGCATCCACGGACTGAAGCGGTCGCAGGCGCGGTTCATCGAGCGCAGCCTGCCGCATCGCACCGGGGCATCCTTCTCCCTGGAGGAATTGAAGCCCGCCTACTTCCGCTTGTACGCCGACCCGAACATCGCGCTGATGGTGCCACGCGCCACCTACGTGCCTGAGCGCGGCGACCACGACCTGGACCTCATCGTGAAACCGGAGAAGGACCTGGAGGTCCGTTTCGGCGGCATGTTCTCCTCCCGGCCCATCAACACGGGCATGGTGGCGATGCGCTACAACCTCTTCGGCCGCAGTTCGGCGCGGATCGACGCCCTCTCCTACTTCGGCAAGTTCTACGCCGCCGGCCAGGTGCGGCTGCGCAACGACCTCAGCACGAAGGTGCCCCTCTACGTGGAACCCGTCTTCACCCTGCATCGCTGGGACCACTTCCGCGGCTTCGCCACCTTCTTCGATGAGGTGCCGCCGGCCTTCGTGGTGATGCGTGAGACCTGGGGCGGGGCGAACGTGGGGATGGGCATGGGCAACAAGGGCCTGCTGCGCTGGGACGGCAAATTGGTGGAGACCATGGACCGTTACTACCAGCGCGACGGCTTCAGCAGCACGGACACCGCGGATATGACGCGCTTCTATCATTTCACCACGGGCCTGCTGTTGGAGCGCAACTCGCTGAACCGGAAGCAGCACCCCAACGCCGGGGAGAGTTTTCGCGCGGAGATCCGTTATACGGGGGGCGATGAGATCACCGACCCGGGTTCCACACAGGTGGACCAGGCGCAATGGAAGGCGCACCACGAATGGTTGCAACTGAAAGTGACGCTGGACCAGTACTTCCTGCCCCGGGGCATCTTCAAATTCGGCCTCATGGCGGAGGGCGTGGCCAGCACGATGCCGGCCTTCCAGAACTACACGGCGAGCGTGATCCGCAGCCCGGTGTTCCACCCCACGCCGGAAAGCCGCACCTGGTTCATACCGGAGTTCCGCGCGCCCACCTACGTGGCCGGTGGTGTCCGCACCATCGTGGCCGTGGCCCGCAACCGGTTCGACCTGCGCCTGGAGGGCTATGTGTTCCAGCCCTACGAGCCCTTCATCCGGGGCGACGAGGCCGAAACGGAAACGGCGCCGGCCTTCACGCAGCGCTACTTCATCGGCTCGGGTTCGCTGATCTACCAGAGTCCGGTCGGGCCGGTCTGGTTCAACCTGAGCTTCTTCGACGGGCTGCGCAACCCCTGGGTGTGGAGCCTGAACTTCGGCTACATCCTTTTCAACCAGAAGGCGCAGGAGTAG
- a CDS encoding DUF3467 domain-containing protein, translating into MADQKEQPRPNQLNIEISEEVADGIYSNLAIITHSNSEFVLDFVRVMPGVPKAKVRARILLTPQHAKRLMRALADNIHKFEAVHGTINEGTEVPMNFGGPTAQA; encoded by the coding sequence ATGGCAGACCAGAAGGAACAACCCCGCCCCAACCAGCTGAACATCGAGATCAGCGAGGAGGTGGCCGATGGCATCTACAGCAACCTCGCCATCATCACGCACAGCAACTCGGAGTTCGTGCTGGACTTCGTGCGCGTGATGCCGGGCGTGCCCAAGGCCAAGGTGCGTGCGCGCATCCTGCTCACGCCGCAGCACGCCAAGCGGTTGATGCGGGCCCTGGCGGACAACATCCACAAGTTCGAGGCGGTGCACGGCACCATCAACGAAGGCACCGAGGTGCCCATGAACTTCGGCGGGCCCACAGCCCAGGCTTGA
- the rpoC gene encoding DNA-directed RNA polymerase subunit beta', whose translation MKKEVKLNSNFEKIVVSLASPEQILERSHGEVIKPETINYRTYKPERDGLFCERIFGPVKDFECHCGKYKRIRYKGIVCDRCGVEVTEKKVRRERMGHIQLVVPVAHIWYFRSLPNKIGYLLGLPTKKLDQIIYYERYVVIQPGNAVNKEGAAVQYLDFLTEEEYLDILEALGKDNQYLDDADPNKFIAKMGADGLHDLLKRLDLDALSYDLRHKANTETSQQRKNEALKRLNVVEAFRDANSRRPNHPEWMIIKVVPVIPPELRPLVPLDGGRFATSDLNDLYRRVIIRNNRLKRLMEIKAPEVILRNEKRMLQEAVDSLFDNSRKSSAVKSENNRPLKSLSDSLKGKQGRFRQNLLGKRVDYSARSVIVVGPELKLHECGLPKDMAAELFKPFIIRKLIERGIVKTVKSAKKIVDKKEPVVWDILENVLKGHPVLLNRAPTLHRLGIQAFQPKLIEGKAIQLHPLVCTAFNADFDGDQMAVHVPLGNAAILEAQLLMLASHNILNPANGAPIAVPSQDMVLGLYYITKGRKSDAEKKMKGEGMTFYSPEEVIIAYNEGRLDLHTFIKLRWTGVDGKSHMIETTCGRTLFNEVVPNEVGFINEVLTKKALRDIIGNVLKETGVARTAQFLDDIKDMGFMSAFRGGLSFNLDDVVIPDAKEKLVKAAQSEVDEVTGNYNMGLITNNERYNQTIDIWTHTNSKVTFSLMERIKNDRQGFNSIYMMMDSGARGSKEQIRQLSGMRGLMAKPQKGGGGGGQDIIENPILSNFKEGLSILEYFISTHGARKGLADTALKTADAGYLTRRLVDVAQDVVITTDDCGTLRGLVATALKKNEEIVESLYDRILGRTSVHDVLHPQTGEAIVRSGEQINEDIAAAIASSPIEEVEIRSVLTCEQKKGVCAKCYGRNLATGRKVQAGEAVGVIAAQSIGEPGTQLTLRTFHVGGVAGKITEESEIRAKYDGILEIDELRTVKRKDRKGEDAEVVISRSTEMRIVDANTGIVLTTSNVPYGAFLYTQGGGKIAKGDLICTWDPYNAVIISEFAGKLEFESIEENATYREEIDEQTGFAEKVIIESRDKRKNPTIKIMDPKGKEELKSYSLPVGAHIMVKEGQKVEAGDVLVKIPRSSGKGGDITGGLPRVTELFEARNPSNPAVVSEIDGIVSYGKIKRGNREIIVESRTGERKTYLVPLSKHILVQENDFIKAGAPLSDGAISPGDILNIQGPTRVQEYLVDEVQEVYRMQGVKINDKHFEVIVRQMMRKVEIEDPGDTRFLERQSVNKVEFMEENDAIYDKVVVTDAGDSATLKEGQILSMRKLRDENSALKRKDQKLAEARPAKPATARTLLQGITRASLQTESFISAASFQETTKVLNEAAVNAKEDHLNGLKENVIVGHLIPAGTGARNYQRTIVANKDEYQRLLAEKLTEQEIDE comes from the coding sequence ATGAAAAAGGAAGTGAAGCTCAACAGCAACTTCGAGAAGATCGTCGTCAGCCTCGCCTCGCCCGAGCAGATCCTCGAGCGCAGCCACGGGGAGGTGATCAAGCCCGAGACGATCAACTACCGCACCTACAAGCCCGAACGCGACGGCCTGTTCTGCGAGCGCATCTTCGGCCCGGTGAAGGATTTCGAGTGCCACTGCGGCAAGTACAAGCGCATCCGCTACAAGGGGATCGTGTGCGACCGCTGCGGCGTGGAGGTCACCGAGAAAAAGGTGCGCCGTGAGCGCATGGGCCACATCCAGCTGGTGGTGCCCGTGGCCCACATCTGGTACTTCCGCAGCCTGCCCAACAAGATCGGCTATCTGCTGGGCCTGCCCACCAAGAAGCTGGACCAGATCATCTACTACGAACGCTACGTGGTGATCCAGCCCGGCAACGCCGTGAACAAGGAGGGCGCGGCCGTGCAGTACCTGGACTTCCTCACCGAGGAGGAGTACCTCGACATCCTCGAGGCCCTGGGCAAGGACAACCAGTACCTGGACGACGCCGACCCCAACAAGTTCATCGCCAAGATGGGCGCCGACGGGTTGCACGACCTGCTGAAGCGCCTGGACCTGGACGCGCTGAGCTACGACCTGCGCCACAAGGCCAATACCGAGACCAGCCAGCAGCGCAAGAACGAAGCGCTCAAGCGGCTGAACGTGGTGGAGGCCTTCCGCGATGCCAACAGCCGGCGGCCGAACCACCCCGAGTGGATGATCATCAAGGTGGTGCCGGTGATACCGCCCGAGTTGCGCCCCCTGGTGCCCCTCGATGGCGGCCGCTTCGCCACCAGCGACCTCAACGACCTCTACCGCCGCGTCATCATCCGCAACAACCGCCTCAAGCGCCTCATGGAGATCAAGGCGCCGGAGGTGATCCTGCGCAACGAGAAGCGCATGTTGCAGGAGGCCGTGGACAGCCTCTTCGACAACAGCCGCAAGAGCAGCGCCGTGAAGAGCGAGAACAACCGCCCGCTGAAGTCCCTGAGCGATTCGCTCAAGGGCAAGCAGGGCCGTTTCCGCCAGAACCTGCTTGGCAAGCGCGTGGACTACAGCGCACGCTCGGTCATCGTGGTGGGCCCCGAATTGAAGCTGCACGAGTGCGGCCTGCCCAAGGACATGGCCGCCGAACTCTTCAAGCCCTTCATCATCCGCAAGCTCATCGAGCGGGGTATCGTGAAGACCGTGAAGAGCGCCAAGAAGATCGTGGACAAGAAGGAACCGGTGGTGTGGGACATTTTGGAGAACGTGCTCAAGGGCCACCCCGTGCTGCTGAACCGGGCACCAACCCTGCACCGCCTCGGCATCCAGGCCTTCCAGCCCAAGCTCATCGAGGGCAAGGCCATCCAGCTGCACCCCCTGGTCTGCACCGCCTTCAACGCCGACTTCGACGGTGACCAGATGGCCGTGCATGTGCCCCTGGGCAATGCCGCCATCCTGGAAGCCCAGTTGCTGATGCTGGCCAGCCACAACATCCTGAACCCGGCCAACGGCGCGCCCATCGCGGTGCCCAGCCAGGACATGGTGCTCGGCCTCTACTACATCACCAAGGGCCGGAAGAGCGACGCCGAGAAGAAGATGAAGGGCGAAGGCATGACCTTCTACAGCCCCGAGGAGGTGATCATCGCCTACAACGAGGGTCGCCTGGACCTGCACACCTTCATCAAGCTGCGCTGGACCGGTGTGGACGGCAAGAGCCACATGATCGAGACCACCTGCGGCCGCACCCTCTTCAATGAGGTGGTGCCCAACGAGGTGGGCTTCATCAACGAGGTGCTCACCAAGAAGGCCCTGCGCGACATCATCGGCAATGTGCTGAAGGAGACCGGCGTGGCCCGGACCGCCCAGTTCCTGGACGACATCAAGGACATGGGCTTCATGAGCGCCTTCCGCGGCGGCCTCAGCTTCAACCTGGACGACGTGGTGATCCCCGACGCCAAGGAGAAACTGGTGAAGGCCGCCCAGAGCGAGGTGGACGAGGTGACGGGCAACTACAACATGGGCCTCATCACCAACAACGAGCGCTACAACCAGACGATCGACATCTGGACGCACACCAACTCCAAGGTGACCTTCAGCCTGATGGAGCGCATCAAGAACGACCGCCAGGGCTTCAACTCCATCTACATGATGATGGACAGCGGCGCCCGCGGTTCCAAGGAACAGATCCGCCAGCTCAGTGGCATGCGCGGCCTGATGGCCAAGCCCCAGAAAGGCGGCGGTGGCGGAGGCCAGGACATCATCGAGAACCCCATCCTCTCCAACTTCAAGGAGGGCCTCTCGATCCTGGAGTACTTCATCTCCACCCACGGTGCCCGGAAAGGTCTGGCCGATACCGCCCTGAAGACCGCCGACGCCGGCTACCTCACCCGCCGCCTGGTGGACGTGGCGCAGGACGTGGTGATCACCACGGACGACTGCGGCACCCTGCGCGGTCTGGTGGCCACGGCCCTGAAGAAGAACGAGGAGATCGTGGAGAGCCTCTACGACCGCATCCTGGGCCGCACCAGTGTGCATGATGTGCTGCACCCGCAGACCGGGGAGGCCATCGTGCGCAGCGGCGAACAGATCAATGAGGACATCGCCGCGGCCATCGCCTCCAGCCCCATCGAGGAAGTGGAGATCCGCAGCGTGCTCACCTGCGAGCAGAAGAAGGGCGTTTGCGCCAAGTGCTACGGCCGCAACCTGGCCACCGGCCGCAAGGTGCAGGCCGGGGAGGCCGTGGGCGTCATCGCCGCGCAGTCCATCGGTGAACCCGGCACGCAGCTCACCCTGCGCACCTTCCACGTGGGCGGTGTGGCCGGCAAGATCACCGAAGAGAGCGAGATCCGCGCGAAGTACGACGGTATCCTGGAGATCGACGAGCTGCGCACCGTGAAGCGCAAGGACCGCAAGGGCGAGGACGCCGAGGTGGTCATCAGCCGCAGCACCGAGATGCGCATCGTGGACGCCAACACCGGCATCGTGCTCACCACGAGCAACGTGCCCTACGGCGCCTTCCTCTATACCCAGGGCGGAGGCAAGATCGCCAAGGGCGACCTGATCTGCACCTGGGACCCGTACAACGCGGTGATCATCTCCGAATTCGCAGGCAAGCTCGAGTTCGAGAGCATCGAGGAGAACGCCACCTACCGGGAGGAGATCGATGAACAGACCGGCTTCGCCGAGAAGGTGATCATCGAGAGCCGCGACAAGCGGAAGAACCCCACCATCAAGATCATGGACCCCAAGGGCAAGGAGGAGCTGAAGAGCTACAGCCTGCCTGTGGGCGCCCACATCATGGTGAAGGAGGGCCAGAAGGTGGAGGCCGGCGACGTGCTGGTGAAGATCCCGCGCAGCAGCGGCAAGGGCGGTGACATCACCGGCGGTCTGCCCCGCGTGACCGAACTGTTCGAGGCGCGCAACCCCAGCAACCCGGCCGTGGTGAGCGAGATCGACGGCATCGTCTCCTACGGCAAGATCAAGCGCGGCAACCGCGAGATCATCGTGGAAAGCCGCACCGGCGAGCGCAAGACCTACCTGGTGCCCCTGAGCAAGCACATCCTGGTGCAGGAGAACGACTTCATCAAGGCCGGTGCCCCACTCAGCGATGGCGCCATCAGCCCCGGTGACATCCTCAACATCCAGGGCCCCACACGTGTGCAGGAGTACCTGGTGGACGAGGTGCAGGAGGTGTACCGCATGCAGGGCGTGAAGATCAACGACAAGCACTTCGAGGTGATCGTGCGCCAGATGATGCGCAAGGTGGAGATCGAGGATCCCGGCGACACGCGCTTCCTGGAACGCCAGAGCGTGAACAAGGTGGAGTTCATGGAGGAGAACGACGCCATCTACGACAAGGTGGTGGTCACCGACGCCGGCGACAGCGCCACCCTGAAGGAGGGCCAGATCCTGAGCATGCGCAAGCTGCGCGACGAGAACAGCGCCTTGAAGCGCAAGGACCAGAAGCTGGCCGAGGCGCGACCCGCCAAGCCCGCCACGGCCCGCACGCTGCTGCAGGGCATCACCCGCGCCTCGCTGCAGACCGAGAGCTTCATCAGCGCCGCTTCCTTCCAGGAGACCACCAAGGTGCTCAACGAGGCCGCGGTCAACGCCAAGGAGGACCACCTCAACGGCTTGAAGGAGAACGTGATCGTGGGCCATCTCATCCCTGCCGGCACCGGGGCGCGCAACTACCAGCGCACCATCGTGGCCAACAAGGACGAATACCAGCGCCTGCTGGCCGAGAAGCTCACCGAACAGGAGATCGACGAGTGA
- a CDS encoding ABC transporter permease gives MSIAVLGIVVGMAVMILTVGIATGFQREVRAKVSGAGGHLRIESLRQTDPKETPRLAIDQPFYPWLDTVPGIAHIQAIATKAGIIETPDEIEGVVVKGVGRDHDWTFIRQHLVAGTLPAIGDSTRPIDLLLSRHLARLLTIGVDDTITVYLIRGRDDIRPRKFRVSGLYATGLEQLDHQMVFVDIAHLQRFAQWGLKAEMLVYDSITPAGIGIEALAFGGDRVYRYEWPGTTLRDRGPHWVHVSSDTTFTVVVTDADGTVPDTAWVRIMPDSTRMAGLAWATRDLVTIERGGSGGSHHRYAGAFEVLLDRFEEVDRFDDRVYAEYLDHRLRSVSVKQRFPEIFAWLELLDTNVIVVIVLMIIVAIINMTSALLILILERTTMIGTLKALGATNGVIRRIFLIDAAWILGIGIVAGTVLGVGLALVQQHFGLVTLPLESYYVEAVPVELSWWRIALLGLGTLVLCLLALIIPSSLVARIAPARTIRFD, from the coding sequence GTGTCCATCGCGGTCCTGGGCATCGTGGTGGGCATGGCGGTGATGATCCTCACGGTGGGCATCGCCACCGGATTCCAACGCGAAGTAAGGGCCAAAGTCTCCGGCGCCGGGGGGCACCTGCGCATCGAGTCCCTGCGCCAGACCGATCCGAAGGAGACGCCGCGCCTGGCGATCGACCAGCCCTTCTACCCCTGGCTGGACACCGTACCCGGCATCGCGCACATCCAGGCCATCGCCACCAAGGCGGGCATCATCGAAACGCCGGACGAGATCGAGGGCGTGGTGGTGAAAGGCGTGGGCCGGGACCACGACTGGACCTTCATCCGGCAGCACCTGGTGGCCGGCACCCTGCCCGCCATCGGCGACAGCACACGCCCCATCGACCTGCTGCTCTCCCGCCACCTGGCACGCCTGCTCACCATCGGTGTGGACGACACCATCACCGTGTATCTCATCCGCGGCCGCGACGACATCCGCCCGCGCAAATTCCGGGTCAGCGGCCTGTATGCCACCGGCCTGGAACAGCTGGACCACCAGATGGTGTTCGTGGACATCGCGCACCTGCAGCGCTTCGCCCAATGGGGCTTGAAGGCGGAGATGCTCGTGTACGACTCCATTACCCCGGCGGGCATCGGCATCGAGGCGCTGGCCTTCGGGGGCGACCGGGTGTACCGCTACGAATGGCCCGGCACCACGCTGCGCGATCGCGGTCCCCATTGGGTGCACGTGAGCAGCGATACCACCTTCACCGTGGTTGTGACCGACGCCGACGGCACGGTGCCCGACACGGCCTGGGTGCGGATCATGCCGGACAGCACCCGCATGGCAGGCCTGGCCTGGGCCACGCGGGACCTCGTCACCATCGAGCGTGGCGGCAGCGGCGGCAGCCACCACCGGTACGCCGGTGCCTTTGAAGTGCTGCTGGACCGCTTCGAGGAGGTGGACCGCTTCGATGACCGGGTCTACGCGGAATACCTGGACCACCGCCTGCGCTCGGTGAGCGTGAAGCAGCGTTTCCCGGAGATCTTCGCCTGGCTGGAACTCTTGGACACGAACGTCATCGTGGTCATCGTGCTGATGATCATCGTGGCCATCATCAACATGACCTCGGCCCTGCTGATCCTGATCCTGGAGCGCACCACCATGATCGGCACGCTCAAGGCCCTGGGCGCCACCAACGGTGTCATCCGCCGCATCTTCCTCATCGACGCGGCGTGGATCCTGGGCATCGGCATTGTGGCCGGCACCGTGCTGGGCGTGGGGCTGGCCCTGGTGCAGCAGCATTTCGGCCTGGTGACGCTGCCGCTGGAGAGCTACTACGTGGAGGCCGTGCCCGTGGAACTCAGCTGGTGGCGGATCGCCCTGCTGGGCCTGGGCACCTTGGTGCTTTGCCTGCTGGCGCTGATCATCCCCAGCTCGCTCGTGGCGCGCATCGCACCGGCGCGCACGATCCGGTTCGATTGA
- a CDS encoding pyridoxal-phosphate dependent enzyme yields MKIHENILSTIGNTPLVKLNRITRDVPGTVLAKVETFNPGNSIKDRMALKMIEDAEKAGLLKPGGTIIEGTSGNTGMGLAIAAIIKGYKCIFTTTDKQSKEKVDALRAFGAEVIVCPTNVDPEDPRSYYSVSSRLVNETPNSWKANQYDNPSNAQAHYETTGPEIWEQTDGRITHLVVGVGTGGTICGTGRYLKEKNPNIKIWGIDTYGSVFKKLKETGEFDKNEIYPYITEGIGEDFVPQNVDMDLIDHFEKVTDRDAAIYTRKIVRDEGIFVGNSAGAAMAGLMQLKNNFKPDDVIVVIFHDHGTRYLGKMFNDDWMRERGFLVEEKPTAGDLMKGRELRLLSVEVDEPVLNAIEKMRAHNIDQLPVMDGGKPVGTITDARLFDAILEDADVRLQAARAVMGPALPVVEPDAHLEEIARKLGNGSPAVLVRMPATPGAPEAYGIITKQDVIGKLK; encoded by the coding sequence ATGAAGATCCACGAGAACATCCTCAGCACCATCGGCAATACCCCGCTGGTGAAGTTGAACCGCATCACCCGCGACGTGCCCGGCACCGTCCTGGCCAAGGTGGAGACCTTCAACCCCGGCAACAGCATCAAGGACCGCATGGCTTTGAAGATGATCGAGGATGCCGAGAAGGCCGGCTTGCTCAAGCCCGGCGGCACCATCATCGAGGGCACCAGCGGCAACACGGGCATGGGCCTGGCCATCGCCGCCATCATCAAGGGCTACAAGTGCATCTTCACCACCACCGACAAGCAGAGCAAGGAGAAGGTGGACGCGCTGCGGGCCTTCGGTGCCGAAGTGATCGTGTGCCCCACCAACGTGGACCCCGAGGATCCCCGCTCCTACTACAGCGTGAGCAGCCGCCTGGTGAACGAGACGCCGAACAGCTGGAAGGCCAACCAATACGACAACCCCAGCAACGCGCAGGCGCACTACGAGACCACCGGCCCCGAGATCTGGGAGCAGACCGATGGGAGGATCACGCACCTGGTCGTGGGCGTGGGCACGGGCGGCACCATCTGCGGCACCGGCCGCTACCTGAAGGAGAAGAACCCCAACATCAAGATCTGGGGCATCGACACCTACGGCTCGGTATTCAAGAAGCTGAAGGAGACCGGTGAGTTCGACAAGAACGAGATCTACCCCTACATCACCGAAGGCATCGGTGAGGACTTCGTGCCGCAGAACGTGGACATGGACCTGATCGACCACTTCGAGAAGGTCACCGACCGCGATGCCGCCATCTATACCCGGAAGATCGTGCGCGACGAGGGCATCTTCGTGGGCAACAGCGCTGGCGCGGCCATGGCGGGCCTGATGCAGCTCAAGAACAACTTCAAGCCGGATGATGTGATCGTGGTGATCTTCCACGACCACGGCACGCGCTACCTGGGCAAGATGTTCAACGACGACTGGATGCGCGAGCGCGGCTTCCTCGTGGAAGAGAAGCCCACGGCCGGTGACCTGATGAAAGGCCGGGAGCTGCGCCTGCTCAGCGTGGAGGTGGACGAGCCGGTGCTGAACGCCATCGAGAAGATGCGCGCGCACAACATCGACCAACTGCCCGTGATGGACGGCGGCAAGCCTGTGGGCACCATCACCGATGCGCGCCTCTTCGACGCCATTCTGGAAGACGCGGACGTCCGACTGCAGGCCGCCCGCGCCGTGATGGGTCCCGCCCTGCCGGTGGTGGAACCCGATGCGCATCTGGAGGAGATCGCCAGGAAGCTGGGCAATGGCAGCCCGGCCGTGCTGGTCCGGATGCCCGCCACGCCGGGCGCCCCCGAGGCGTACGGGATCATCACCAAGCAGGATGTGATCGGGAAGTTGAAGTAG
- a CDS encoding ABC transporter substrate-binding protein has product MRTVTDQMHRTVQVPETPQRIISLVPSQTELLHDLGLGDRVVGITRFCVHPEEWFRSKPRVGGTKQVDLQRVRALRPDLIIGNKEENSREDIEALVREFPVWMSDVRDLDGALDMVRHAGALTGTAEQGNVIADRIVEAFAALQPWPVRRSVAYLIWRRPWMAAGRDTFIHHMLERIGLDNVFADRPERYPELTPAQLAAADPDVVLLSSEPYPFKEKHIAELNMLLPGCPVRLVDGEAFSWYGSRLLRSPTVFGSLAIP; this is encoded by the coding sequence ATGCGCACGGTCACCGACCAGATGCACCGCACCGTCCAGGTGCCGGAGACCCCGCAGCGCATCATCTCCCTCGTCCCCTCGCAGACCGAATTGCTCCACGATCTCGGCCTTGGCGATCGAGTGGTGGGCATCACACGCTTCTGTGTGCATCCGGAGGAGTGGTTCCGCAGCAAGCCGCGCGTGGGCGGCACCAAGCAGGTGGATCTCCAAAGGGTGCGTGCCCTGCGGCCCGATCTGATCATCGGCAACAAGGAGGAGAACAGCCGCGAGGACATTGAAGCCCTGGTGCGCGAGTTCCCGGTCTGGATGAGCGACGTGCGCGACCTGGATGGCGCATTGGACATGGTCCGCCACGCGGGCGCGCTGACAGGGACCGCTGAACAAGGGAACGTGATCGCGGACCGGATCGTGGAGGCATTCGCGGCGTTGCAGCCATGGCCCGTGCGGCGCAGCGTGGCCTACCTCATCTGGCGCAGGCCCTGGATGGCGGCCGGGCGCGACACCTTCATCCACCATATGCTGGAGCGCATCGGGCTCGACAACGTCTTCGCGGACCGTCCCGAGCGTTATCCGGAACTCACGCCCGCGCAATTGGCCGCCGCCGACCCGGATGTGGTCCTGCTGTCATCCGAACCCTATCCCTTCAAGGAGAAGCATATCGCCGAACTGAACATGCTGCTGCCCGGATGCCCCGTGCGGCTGGTGGATGGCGAGGCCTTCAGCTGGTATGGCAGCCGCCTGCTGCGCTCACCAACGGTCTTCGGTTCATTGGCCATCCCCTGA